One region of Vicia villosa cultivar HV-30 ecotype Madison, WI unplaced genomic scaffold, Vvil1.0 ctg.000399F_1_1, whole genome shotgun sequence genomic DNA includes:
- the LOC131627745 gene encoding peroxisome biogenesis protein 7: protein MPVFKTPFNGYSVKFSPFYENRIAVATAQNFGILGNGRLHVLELSSNPTLPITELVAYDTADGIYDVTWSESHDSVVVAAVADGSVKLYDLALPPTSNPIRSFHEHTREVHSADYNPVRRDSFLSASWDDTVKLWTVDRPTSVRTFKEHAYCVYSAVWNPRHADVFASASGDCTLRIWDVREPGSTMILPAHEHEILSCDWNKYDECIIATASVDKSIKVWDVRSFRVPISVLNGHGYAVRKVKFSPHVRNLMVSCSYDMSVCVWDFMVEDALVSRYDHHTEFAVGVDMSVLVEGLLASTGWDELAYVWQHGTDPRAP from the coding sequence ATGCCGGTTTTCAAAACCCCCTTCAACGGTTACTCCGTCAAGTTCAGTCCATTCTACGAGAACCGCATCGCCGTCGCCACCGCCCAAAACTTCGGCATCCTCGGCAACGGCCGTCTCCACGTCCTCGAACTCTCCTCCAACCCCACTCTCCCTATCACCGAACTCGTCGCCTACGACACCGCCGACGGAATCTACGACGTCACCTGGTCTGAATCTCATGACTCCGTCGTCGTCGCCGCCGTAGCTGATGGCTCCGTCAAACTATACGACCTCGCTCTTCCACCAACTTCAAACCCTATCCGTTCCTTCCACGAACATACCCGGGAGGTTCACTCCGCGGATTACAACCCCGTCCGCCGTGACTCCTTCCTCTCCGCCTCATGGGATGATACCGTCAAATTATGGACTGTCGATCGTCCTACCTCCGTTCGGACCTTCAAGGAACACGCTTACTGTGTTTACTCCGCCGTTTGGAACCCTCGGCACGCCGATGTTTTTGCATCGGCGTCCGGGGACTGTACTCTCCGAATCTGGGATGTCCGTGAGCCGGGTTCGACTATGATCCTCCCGGCACATGAACATGAGATTCTTTCGTGTGATTGGAATAAATATGATGAATGTATAATTGCCACTGCTTCCGTTGATAAATCGATTAAGGTTTGGGATGTTAGGAGTTTTAGGGTTCCGATTTCGGTGCTGAATGGGCATGGTTATGCTGTTAGGAAGGTGAAATTTTCGCCGCATGTGCGGAATTTGATGGTGTCGTGTTCTTATGATATGTCGGTTTGTGTTTGGGATTTCATGGTGGAGGATGCTTTGGTGAGTAGATATGATCATCATACGGAGTTTGCGGTTGGGGTTGATATGAGTGTTCTTGTGGAAGGGCTTCTTGCTAGTACTGGTTGGGATGAACTTGCTTATGTTTGGCAGCATGGAACTGATCCTAGGGCACCTTGA
- the LOC131627744 gene encoding low-temperature-induced cysteine proteinase-like, with amino-acid sequence MGSYQKYLLFLLTVILSSSTFLCYAIPSEYSILAFDHTKLPSEEQVVELFQQWKEDHQKFYLHPEEAALRLENFKRNLKYIVERNAMRNSPLGHRLGLNRFADMSNEEFKNKFISKVKKPSSKRRLVKGESCEDAPYSLDWRKKGAVTGVKDQGSCGSCWSFSSTGAIEGVNAIATGDLISLSEQELVDCDTTNDGCDGGYMDFAFEWVINNGGIDTEANYPYTGVDGTCNVTKEETKVVTIDGYTDVAQSDSALLCATSKQPISVAIDGSSMDFQLYTSGIYDGNCSSNPDDIDHAVLIVGYGSEGDEDYWIVKNSWGTSWGMEGYIYIKRNTNLTYGVCAINYMASYPTKESTEISPSSPPSPPSPPPPPPSPPPVECGDFSYCTADETCCCLSEVFGFCLAYGCCEYENAVCCAGSQYCCPSDYPVCDVEDGLCLQNLGDLMGVAARKKKMGKHKFPWNKFEETKKIHYEPLKLRRNAFAAMR; translated from the exons ATGGGTTCCTATCAGAAATATCTTTTGTTTCTACTTACAGTCATCTTGAGTTCATCGACATTTCTATGTTACGCTATCCCGAGCGAGTACTCAATATTAGCCTTTGACCATACCAAGTTACCTTCAGAGGAACAAGTGGTTGAGTTGTTCCAACAATGGAAAGAGGACCACCAGAAGTTCTATTTACATCCAGAAGAAGCAGCTTTAAGGTTGGAGAATTTCAAGAGGAATTTGAAATACATTGTAGAGAGGAATGCAATGAGAAACTCTCCTCTCGGACACCGTCTTGGATTGAACAGGTTTGCTGATATGAGTAATGAAGAGTTCAAGAATAAGTTTATTTCGAAGGTGAAGAAGCCGAGTAGCAAGAGGAGGCTTGTAAAGGGAGAATCGTGTGAAGACGCGCCTTACTCTTTAGATTGGAGGAAGAAAGGGGCTGTGACTGGTGTGAAGGATCAAGGGAGTTGTG GTAGTTGTTGGTCATTTTCTTCCACTGGAGCCATAGAAGGAGTAAATGCAATAGCGACCGGGGATCTTATAAGCCTTTCAGAACAAGAACTTGTCGATTGTGATACTACTAACGATGGATGTGATGGAGGGTACATGGATTTCGCTTTCGAGTGGGTTATAAACAATGGTGGGATAGATACAGAAGCTAATTACCCTTACACTGGTGTGGATGGTACCTGCAATGTCACCAAG GAGGAAACCAAAGTTGTTACCATTGATGGCTACACTGATGTGGCACAATCAGATAGTGCTTTGTTGTGTGCTACTTCGAAGCAGCCAATAAGTGTTGCTATAGATGGATCCTCAATGGATTTTCAGCTATACACTAGT GGAATCTATGACGGAAATTGCTCAAGTAATCCCGATGATATTGATCATGCAGTTTTAATAGTAGGTTATGGATCAGAAGGTGACGAAGATTACTGGATAGTAAAGAATTCTTGGGGAACAAGTTGGGGAATGGAAGGGTACATTTACATTAAAAGGAATACAAATTTAACCTATGGAGTTTGTGCTATCAATTATATGGCATCTTATCCTACCAAAGAGTCCACTGAAATATCACCAAGTAGTCCTCCTTCACCGCCATCACCGCCGCcaccacctccttctcctccaccAGTTGAATGTGGGGACTTCTCCTATTGTACTGCCGATGAAACATGTTGTTGCCTTTCCGAGGTGTTTGGTTTCTGTCTCGCTTATGGTTGTTGCGAATACGAGAATGCTGTTTGTTGCGCTGGCTCGCAATATTGTTGCCCGAGTGATTACCCCGTTTGCGATGTCGAAGATGGTCTCTGTCTCCAA AACTTAGGAGATTTAATGGGAGTGGCGGCGAGGAAGAAAAAGATGGGAAAGCACAAGTTTCCATGGAATAAATTTGAAGAAACTAAAAAGATACATTATGAACCACTTAAGCTGAGGAGGAATGCATTTGCTGCAATGCGTTGA